In Chroococcidiopsis sp. TS-821, one DNA window encodes the following:
- a CDS encoding serine/threonine-protein kinase, with product MNSQYQILDLLGQGQFGRVFRAVHIPTGHLVALKELEKKRWSTHKFLRELKFLTELQHPNIVACQAIEHTEKGRYLVLDYWNGGSLRHLMQSDNSLSTVQSLKIIADVLAGLEYAHNYGVVHCDIKPENILLHQNETGWIACLTDFGIARLSQDSYTEINLGSPAYMAPEQFYGQFLPASDLYAVGVVLYEMLLGSRPFSGSPGELMSAHLAQPVKIPNTIPFLLRSILSTALQKLPARRFSSATEMLKSIQLALLIEQNLTLVENKREPVFNLEQFIF from the coding sequence ATGAATTCTCAATATCAAATTTTAGACTTGTTAGGACAAGGACAATTTGGGCGAGTTTTTAGAGCAGTTCATATACCAACAGGTCATTTAGTAGCTCTTAAAGAGTTAGAAAAAAAAAGATGGTCTACTCATAAATTTCTTCGCGAGTTAAAATTTTTAACAGAACTACAACATCCTAATATTGTTGCTTGCCAAGCGATTGAACACACTGAAAAAGGACGCTATTTAGTATTAGATTATTGGAATGGTGGCAGTCTGCGGCATCTCATGCAATCAGATAACTCACTCAGCACAGTTCAAAGCTTAAAAATAATTGCCGATGTTCTTGCTGGTTTAGAATACGCACACAACTATGGTGTTGTTCACTGTGACATTAAGCCAGAAAACATACTACTACATCAGAATGAAACGGGTTGGATAGCGTGTCTTACTGATTTCGGAATTGCACGACTAAGCCAAGACAGTTACACAGAAATTAATTTAGGATCGCCAGCCTATATGGCTCCTGAACAATTTTACGGTCAGTTCTTACCTGCTTCTGATTTGTATGCAGTAGGAGTTGTGCTTTATGAAATGTTGTTAGGTTCCCGCCCTTTTTCTGGCTCGCCTGGAGAATTAATGTCTGCACACCTTGCTCAACCTGTTAAAATTCCCAACACTATTCCCTTTCTTCTTCGCTCTATTTTATCAACAGCATTACAAAAGCTTCCTGCACGCCGCTTTTCTTCTGCTACTGAGATGCTAAAGTCAATACAACTAGCTTTATTAATTGAACAAAATTTGACCCTAGTAGAAAACAAAAGAGAGCCAGTATTCAATCTCGAACAATTTATATTTTAA
- a CDS encoding tetratricopeptide repeat protein, which produces MKSLNKKYHWLETIEGFAIIGSVGGAIASVISQQAILASLPLSAALVLNWANRKFLIASIEQNQQAITHVLEQNAIPQERFASISSQVAQLQQANVSFSRNLNENNTTFNQLRQESSNLENKVEQLAQQIAELKNEISFSSHLEPQQKATPEEIQNFSKEYIKLAETINYLREIERCHQNIQLNPNSATAYYERAQTYEQLGEKRAAIADYTQAIRLDANYTEAYYKRGLNYSSLANKKQAIKDFRTAAKLFFAKGDIENYTKAKSLSQKLHQLETQNEVVNSIPAGQLFATAVN; this is translated from the coding sequence ATGAAATCATTGAATAAAAAATATCATTGGTTAGAAACTATTGAAGGCTTTGCGATTATTGGTTCGGTTGGCGGCGCGATCGCCTCTGTTATTTCGCAACAGGCGATCTTGGCTTCGCTTCCCTTATCAGCGGCTCTTGTACTCAATTGGGCAAACCGCAAATTTTTAATCGCGTCAATCGAGCAGAACCAACAAGCCATAACGCATGTATTAGAACAAAATGCCATTCCCCAGGAAAGGTTTGCTTCTATTTCTAGCCAAGTCGCACAACTGCAGCAAGCAAATGTTAGCTTTAGTCGCAATTTGAATGAGAATAATACAACGTTTAACCAACTCCGACAAGAAAGCAGCAATCTTGAAAATAAGGTTGAACAACTAGCTCAGCAGATCGCAGAATTAAAAAACGAAATTAGTTTTTCGAGCCATTTAGAACCACAACAAAAAGCAACGCCTGAAGAAATTCAAAACTTCTCAAAAGAGTATATAAAACTCGCCGAAACAATCAATTATTTGCGAGAAATTGAGCGTTGTCACCAGAATATTCAACTAAATCCTAATTCTGCTACAGCTTACTACGAGCGCGCACAAACCTACGAACAGCTAGGAGAAAAAAGAGCTGCGATCGCAGATTATACTCAAGCAATCCGCCTGGATGCTAATTATACTGAAGCTTACTACAAGCGAGGGCTCAACTATTCTAGCTTAGCAAATAAAAAGCAAGCGATTAAAGATTTCCGCACAGCTGCTAAATTATTTTTTGCAAAGGGTGATATTGAAAACTACACAAAAGCAAAATCGCTTAGCCAGAAGCTTCATCAATTAGAAACTCAAAATGAAGTTGTTAATAGCATTCCTGCAGGACAATTATTTGCAACAGCAGTAAATTAA
- a CDS encoding phycobilisome protein, producing the protein MLTQLSRLSVETDGRYATSEELQFIKNYLQSFNLRLSAYEKITKAETEILDRVEAKMRDIDPTLFQNASGDFTPTWRKDIIQLLTYATATLLVDDRERLREGMLLWHATIAKSYKFERTCKTTFEVMPEVVKEFLTPEEAALFNPILKLNQIVLG; encoded by the coding sequence ATGTTGACACAATTATCTCGCCTGAGTGTAGAGACGGACGGTCGATATGCTACTAGTGAAGAATTACAATTTATTAAAAACTATCTTCAGTCTTTTAATTTACGGCTGAGTGCCTACGAAAAAATTACTAAAGCAGAAACAGAAATTCTCGATCGTGTCGAGGCAAAAATGCGCGATATCGATCCTACTTTGTTTCAAAATGCTTCTGGAGATTTTACACCTACTTGGAGAAAAGATATTATTCAACTACTCACGTATGCTACGGCTACTTTATTAGTTGACGATCGAGAACGCTTGCGAGAAGGTATGTTACTTTGGCACGCTACAATTGCAAAATCTTACAAGTTTGAACGCACTTGTAAAACAACATTTGAAGTAATGCCTGAAGTTGTTAAGGAATTCTTGACTCCTGAAGAAGCTGCATTATTTAATCCAATTTTGAAACTCAATCAAATTGTCTTGGGATAA
- a CDS encoding 2Fe-2S iron-sulfur cluster-binding protein, with the protein MAKTIKLEPINQETSVQTNANILSALLANELDILPECGGRGMCATCHIYVKNGMESLSPLSRREKRTLEVITQAQPNSRLACQALVVGEGVVVEMPSGTYVNAIDDIEALIGRRAEKDILHPLNGKVLVEAGKLITRSMITQLQDTCTATEKYLAQTREP; encoded by the coding sequence ATGGCAAAAACGATTAAGCTAGAACCTATCAATCAAGAAACATCAGTGCAAACCAATGCCAATATTTTGTCTGCGTTATTGGCGAATGAACTTGATATATTACCCGAATGCGGCGGACGGGGAATGTGTGCGACTTGCCACATCTACGTTAAAAATGGCATGGAAAGCTTGTCACCACTTAGCCGCCGCGAGAAGCGGACGTTAGAAGTCATTACCCAAGCACAACCAAATTCTCGCCTTGCTTGCCAAGCTTTAGTGGTAGGTGAGGGTGTTGTTGTCGAAATGCCTTCTGGAACCTATGTTAATGCGATTGATGATATCGAAGCCTTGATCGGTCGTCGTGCCGAGAAAGATATTTTACATCCTCTCAATGGCAAGGTTTTGGTTGAAGCTGGTAAGTTAATTACCCGTTCAATGATTACTCAGTTGCAAGATACTTGCACAGCGACAGAAAAATACTTAGCACAAACTCGCGAACCATAA
- a CDS encoding V4R domain-containing protein, with the protein MISVADLVKDKYLPSNYFAANAYIKGDFESGLIENRRGDRLLALPETFLKAIYLGLEKEIGQASGIVLANCGRWWGKNFYVRFVQEISEYYGKTLAEMEMVEFLQCLKQCWKTHGWGTFDLDVSYYQYGFLVVKTTNSPFAAVAPQSDQPICYVEAGILSAFFSQLTGRELDCVQTACESLGSDCNYFVLGLAHRLKPVTAWLGQDHATIMQQLCHS; encoded by the coding sequence ATGATTAGTGTTGCTGATTTAGTTAAAGATAAATATCTACCTAGTAACTATTTTGCTGCAAACGCATACATAAAGGGTGATTTCGAGTCAGGTTTAATTGAAAATCGTCGAGGCGATCGCCTACTTGCTTTGCCAGAAACTTTCCTAAAAGCGATTTACCTAGGCTTAGAAAAAGAAATTGGTCAAGCTAGCGGTATTGTACTTGCTAACTGCGGTCGGTGGTGGGGTAAGAATTTTTACGTCCGATTCGTTCAAGAAATCAGCGAATATTACGGCAAAACTTTAGCGGAAATGGAGATGGTAGAGTTTCTTCAGTGCTTGAAACAATGCTGGAAAACTCACGGCTGGGGAACATTTGACTTAGATGTAAGTTATTATCAGTACGGATTTCTAGTTGTCAAGACTACCAATTCTCCTTTCGCTGCGGTAGCACCGCAAAGCGATCAACCCATCTGTTATGTAGAAGCGGGTATCCTGAGCGCGTTTTTCAGTCAACTAACAGGGCGCGAACTTGACTGCGTACAAACGGCTTGTGAATCTTTAGGCTCTGATTGCAACTATTTTGTCTTAGGCTTAGCGCATCGCCTCAAACCTGTAACCGCTTGGTTAGGACAAGACCATGCAACGATTATGCAGCAGCTATGTCATAGCTAA
- a CDS encoding phycobilisome protein — protein sequence MTLELQNLLYQAEAKYLSLAEITDFKKHVSSLESRLEVYEILRDREVDIFQAIADRLSSELSQEKQERLERGLKNWLLIVRSCAIAMLLNDPSFLQHRLLEWLTNLIQAHQLQPIENKIYELLQSQLQQLFTSEQIALLKPFLEQAKKTLLQEKLAHLPG from the coding sequence ATGACTTTAGAACTCCAAAACTTGCTTTATCAAGCTGAAGCAAAATATCTAAGTTTGGCAGAAATTACCGATTTTAAAAAGCATGTATCGTCGCTAGAGTCGCGATTAGAAGTTTACGAAATATTGCGCGATCGCGAAGTAGATATTTTTCAAGCAATTGCCGATCGACTATCAAGCGAGCTATCTCAAGAGAAACAAGAACGTTTAGAACGCGGACTGAAAAATTGGTTGCTAATTGTTCGCTCCTGTGCTATTGCAATGTTGTTAAACGATCCAAGTTTTTTACAGCATAGACTTTTAGAATGGCTGACAAATTTAATCCAAGCCCACCAATTACAACCTATTGAAAATAAAATCTACGAACTATTGCAAAGCCAACTGCAACAACTATTCACTAGCGAGCAAATCGCCTTACTGAAACCTTTTTTAGAGCAAGCTAAAAAGACACTTTTGCAAGAGAAGTTGGCTCACTTACCAGGATAA
- a CDS encoding V4R domain-containing protein, giving the protein MIVTADQVLMTNSSQLEKLVQHPLKQKYVEKHAHFKFEDFFYFQTDAGVVTDWNEGRNLFASEDFIIGLIEGLEEEVGNASTVVMYNIGYEWGNQDAQFFQKWFEKEYQKNILEANSMFMLEAWWWPFTAQGWGNWEVDMSEHKNGFMFVNIFDSAVARTLGDVGKPVCHVYAGLFAGFFGHVVKKPLNCIEIQCYSMGETYCKFLLGTRDRIDAATFWQNEGATARDIEKRLRHGELLG; this is encoded by the coding sequence ATGATTGTCACAGCAGATCAAGTGCTAATGACTAACAGCAGCCAGCTTGAGAAGTTAGTTCAACATCCCCTCAAGCAGAAATATGTTGAAAAACACGCTCACTTTAAATTTGAAGATTTTTTCTATTTTCAAACTGACGCGGGTGTTGTGACAGATTGGAATGAGGGACGAAATCTTTTTGCGAGTGAAGATTTTATCATTGGTCTAATTGAAGGCTTAGAAGAAGAAGTTGGCAATGCGTCTACTGTTGTCATGTACAACATTGGTTACGAATGGGGTAATCAAGATGCTCAGTTTTTCCAGAAGTGGTTTGAAAAAGAGTACCAAAAAAATATCCTCGAAGCTAATTCGATGTTCATGTTAGAGGCTTGGTGGTGGCCCTTTACTGCTCAGGGATGGGGGAACTGGGAAGTAGATATGAGCGAGCATAAAAATGGATTTATGTTTGTGAATATTTTTGATTCTGCAGTGGCTAGAACATTAGGTGATGTTGGAAAACCAGTATGTCACGTTTATGCTGGTTTATTCGCTGGATTCTTTGGCCATGTTGTCAAAAAACCTCTCAATTGCATTGAAATTCAGTGTTACTCGATGGGAGAAACTTATTGCAAATTTCTTTTAGGGACACGAGATCGAATTGATGCTGCAACTTTTTGGCAAAACGAAGGTGCAACAGCAAGAGATATTGAGAAGCGATTGCGTCATGGGGAGCTTTTAGGATGA
- a CDS encoding DUF2231 domain-containing protein, which produces MDTQQTRGTPYPNIPPVIESDEREYRDPGVPSTVAIAGHPLHPLSVIFPIGSLAGALVTDAVYWLTNDPFWARASFWLIVVGLATGLIAAVIGMSDFLQIERVRKRSAGWAHMIINVSLLILTAINLYLRWDNYETAILPWGLVLSLIVGTLTSVSGWFGAELSYRHKIGVVGPGSRIQP; this is translated from the coding sequence ATGGATACACAGCAAACACGGGGAACACCGTATCCCAATATTCCACCAGTTATAGAAAGCGACGAGCGCGAATATCGCGACCCTGGTGTACCAAGTACCGTTGCGATCGCCGGACACCCATTACATCCGCTCAGCGTCATTTTTCCCATAGGATCTTTAGCAGGAGCTTTGGTGACTGACGCAGTTTACTGGCTCACTAACGATCCTTTTTGGGCAAGGGCTTCATTTTGGTTAATTGTTGTAGGGTTGGCTACTGGACTAATTGCTGCAGTTATCGGTATGAGTGACTTTCTGCAGATTGAGCGCGTCCGCAAACGTAGCGCTGGTTGGGCACATATGATTATTAATGTCTCCCTACTCATATTGACGGCTATTAACTTGTATTTACGTTGGGATAACTACGAAACGGCTATCCTCCCTTGGGGATTGGTTCTATCGCTGATTGTCGGTACGCTCACAAGTGTTTCTGGATGGTTCGGTGCTGAGTTATCCTACCGACACAAAATTGGTGTAGTAGGTCCAGGAAGCCGAATACAACCTTAA
- a CDS encoding DUF2993 domain-containing protein — MFDQQPGLGEEALNKVAEIGLASQLDEVENLDVDIKTDPLKLIQGEVDSVTIDGDGLVMQGDLRVEELDMHMNTVAINPLSVALGKIELTKPTEASVRAVLTEADINRAFNSDYVRQQLQQQQIRVNGQPVTIDAQQVDFRLPGEGKVALNASVLLRETGETHQVAFSAVPHVSASGQTVTLENVEYGDNEELSPELTQALIAETSEILNLSNFDLQGMTLKINNLQIEAGKIIFQAEAYVEQIPSG; from the coding sequence ATGTTCGACCAGCAGCCGGGATTAGGTGAGGAAGCACTCAACAAAGTAGCAGAAATTGGACTAGCTAGCCAGCTTGATGAAGTGGAAAACTTAGATGTAGATATCAAAACTGACCCACTAAAGCTAATTCAAGGAGAAGTTGATTCTGTAACGATTGATGGCGATGGCTTGGTCATGCAAGGTGATTTGCGTGTAGAAGAACTTGACATGCACATGAATACTGTTGCGATCAATCCGCTGAGTGTGGCGTTAGGTAAAATTGAACTCACAAAACCAACTGAAGCAAGTGTTCGCGCTGTTTTAACCGAAGCAGATATCAACCGCGCATTTAACTCAGATTACGTACGTCAGCAATTGCAACAGCAGCAGATCCGCGTAAATGGTCAACCTGTCACTATTGATGCTCAACAAGTCGATTTCCGTCTACCAGGAGAAGGCAAAGTAGCGCTCAACGCTAGCGTGCTATTGCGAGAAACAGGCGAAACACATCAAGTTGCATTCTCGGCTGTACCGCATGTCAGTGCTAGCGGACAAACAGTGACATTGGAAAACGTCGAATATGGCGACAACGAGGAACTTTCACCCGAACTCACGCAAGCATTAATCGCAGAAACAAGCGAAATCTTAAATTTAAGTAACTTTGATTTGCAAGGAATGACGTTAAAAATTAACAATTTACAAATTGAAGCAGGCAAGATAATTTTCCAGGCAGAAGCCTATGTTGAGCAAATTCCTTCGGGTTGA
- a CDS encoding hemerythrin HHE cation-binding protein: protein MATTLNETQLQAIASRLATLKAIQNLIISNEQTLSSAISDTDIRDRLQDMLKDDQKNLQVIENSIAKLGISADAPEKVHKLVETVQNLMAGNELSLYEKVFEHEKLKHQQAMTGLLIHKAAQVVGEDLEEAIGPLNQVNFENRAHQEQLKGVLEILSTRELVGRDPDQGVWGRVQDAVSALRGVFGSAVS from the coding sequence ATGGCAACTACACTTAATGAAACACAACTTCAGGCGATCGCAAGCAGACTAGCTACTTTAAAAGCAATTCAAAATTTAATCATTAGCAACGAGCAAACCTTAAGCTCTGCCATTAGCGATACAGATATTCGCGATCGCCTACAAGACATGCTCAAAGACGATCAAAAAAATCTTCAAGTTATCGAAAATAGTATTGCCAAACTTGGTATTTCGGCGGACGCTCCCGAAAAAGTTCACAAGCTCGTTGAGACTGTGCAAAACCTGATGGCGGGTAATGAACTATCGCTCTACGAAAAAGTGTTTGAACACGAAAAATTAAAACACCAGCAAGCGATGACAGGTCTTTTGATTCACAAAGCCGCGCAAGTCGTTGGCGAAGACCTCGAAGAAGCGATCGGGCCGCTAAATCAAGTCAATTTTGAGAATAGAGCGCATCAAGAGCAACTCAAAGGGGTTTTAGAAATATTAAGTACTCGCGAACTCGTAGGACGCGATCCCGATCAAGGTGTTTGGGGAAGGGTTCAAGATGCAGTATCTGCGTTGAGAGGCGTCTTTGGTAGTGCAGTCAGCTAA
- a CDS encoding hemerythrin domain-containing protein: protein MPVTLDDTKRAALGSKMADFKAVQELLIFSEQQLLSEVDDAEGKKDLQSMLESDQKNLGIIETAYVQYGVKGEPKQTAQQFVETVKELMQGSELSTYEKVAQLELLKHKQFMTGDIIHKAAQVIGADVQAAIAPINTVNFENRGHQEQLKPLLERLGVREITGQTPDQGFFARIQDAAAAATGVIGSVLTQGSDKKDMNIQDIIRMDHAKVNTLYTEMGATDDPQKIQEYFGQMYKDLLVHAQAEEEVVYPAVRPYYGENDTQELYDEQAEMKRMLDQIKALDPSSSEFKDKVKQLMDIVGDHIRQEESTMFAAIRNNFSDEQSEQLATKFKEAKSKLQDQMAAS, encoded by the coding sequence ATGCCGGTAACGCTAGATGATACAAAGCGCGCTGCGCTTGGTAGCAAAATGGCAGATTTTAAAGCCGTTCAAGAGTTATTAATTTTTAGCGAACAACAACTATTATCAGAAGTAGACGATGCTGAGGGTAAAAAAGACCTGCAAAGCATGCTAGAGTCTGACCAAAAAAATCTCGGTATCATCGAAACTGCATATGTTCAATATGGAGTAAAGGGAGAACCAAAGCAAACAGCACAGCAGTTTGTCGAAACTGTTAAGGAATTGATGCAAGGTTCTGAACTGAGCACGTACGAGAAGGTTGCGCAGCTCGAACTTCTCAAGCATAAGCAGTTCATGACAGGAGATATTATTCACAAAGCAGCACAAGTTATTGGTGCGGATGTGCAAGCTGCGATCGCACCCATCAACACCGTCAACTTTGAAAATCGCGGTCATCAAGAGCAATTAAAGCCACTGCTTGAACGACTCGGTGTTCGTGAAATCACTGGACAAACCCCAGATCAGGGTTTCTTCGCACGTATCCAAGACGCAGCAGCAGCAGCTACAGGAGTTATTGGTAGCGTGCTTACCCAAGGTTCTGACAAAAAAGACATGAACATTCAGGATATTATCAGAATGGATCATGCTAAAGTCAATACCTTGTATACAGAAATGGGTGCAACTGACGATCCGCAAAAGATTCAAGAATACTTCGGTCAAATGTATAAGGATCTATTAGTTCACGCCCAAGCCGAAGAAGAAGTTGTTTACCCAGCAGTTCGTCCTTACTATGGTGAAAATGACACTCAAGAATTGTATGACGAACAAGCCGAAATGAAGCGAATGTTGGATCAAATCAAGGCGCTAGATCCTTCATCTTCCGAATTCAAAGACAAAGTTAAGCAATTGATGGATATTGTAGGCGATCACATTCGTCAAGAAGAAAGCACAATGTTTGCTGCGATTCGCAATAACTTTAGCGACGAACAAAGCGAACAGCTCGCTACAAAATTTAAAGAAGCTAAGAGCAAGTTGCAAGACCAAATGGCAGCTAGTTAA
- a CDS encoding SDR family oxidoreductase: MPEEQSLQPPQEQDQQPGLESEMTPKPKADDPQHQGSGKLLGKVAVITGGDSGIGRAVAIAFAKEGADVAIMYLNEHDDAKETKRLVEEKGRKATTIAGDIGDESFCKQAVEQVVQEFGKLDILVNNAAEQHPQESIEDISAEQLERTFRTNIFSMFYLTKAALKYLKEGSTIINTTSVTAYQGNQQLIDYSSTKGAIVAFTRSLSQSLVKKGIRVNAVAPGPIWTPLIPATFPEDKVAEFGKQVPMGRAGQPEEVASCYVFLAANDSSYISGQVLHPNGGTIVNG; this comes from the coding sequence ATGCCAGAAGAACAATCGTTGCAACCGCCACAAGAGCAAGACCAACAGCCTGGGCTTGAATCGGAAATGACGCCGAAGCCAAAGGCGGACGATCCCCAGCATCAAGGTAGCGGTAAATTATTAGGTAAAGTCGCCGTTATCACTGGTGGTGATAGTGGAATTGGGCGTGCGGTGGCGATCGCCTTTGCCAAAGAAGGTGCTGATGTCGCGATTATGTACCTCAACGAACATGACGATGCAAAGGAAACAAAGCGTTTAGTAGAAGAAAAAGGACGTAAAGCGACAACGATCGCTGGCGATATTGGCGACGAAAGTTTTTGCAAGCAGGCGGTCGAACAAGTTGTACAAGAGTTCGGTAAGCTGGATATTTTGGTGAACAATGCAGCGGAACAGCATCCCCAAGAAAGTATTGAGGACATTAGTGCAGAACAGTTAGAACGGACATTTCGCACAAATATTTTTTCGATGTTCTACCTCACCAAAGCAGCGTTGAAGTATCTCAAAGAAGGTAGCACAATCATTAACACAACTTCTGTGACTGCATATCAAGGTAATCAGCAGTTAATTGATTACTCTTCAACTAAAGGCGCGATTGTTGCGTTTACGCGATCGCTGTCTCAAAGCTTGGTGAAAAAAGGAATTCGCGTTAATGCTGTCGCACCAGGTCCGATTTGGACGCCGCTAATTCCAGCAACGTTCCCAGAAGACAAAGTAGCAGAATTTGGAAAACAAGTTCCGATGGGGCGTGCAGGTCAACCGGAAGAAGTCGCCTCGTGTTATGTATTTCTTGCGGCTAATGACTCATCTTATATTTCAGGACAAGTTTTGCATCCCAACGGTGGCACCATTGTTAATGGTTAG
- a CDS encoding peptide ligase PGM1-related protein, with amino-acid sequence MQTLDHSLIETQHIEVFKQLQSQLRDRWATIELFDQSDADILVIPSLSVDQRELLKIPGCHHYEERLLFSLIRLQNPRTRLIYVTSQPIHPSVIDYYLQLLPGIPFSHARDRLLLLSTYDSSLKPLTQKILERPRLIQRIRQAIDLKNAYMICYNSSFLESELSVRIGVPLYACDPQLSIWGTKSGSRQIFAESGVPHPDGSGSVWNAQDLAVEAVNLWERKPEIKRLVVKLNEGISGEANALLDLRPIHHLAPGKSATREQRIEAITQRFETMSFQATSENWANFSTRIPELGAIVEEFIEGDIKRSPSVQGRITPSGEVEILSTHDQILGGPDGQIYLGCRFPADEAYRMRLQELGIKVGRKLAEKGALERFGVDFIAVQHPDRSGVQHWDLQAIEINLRKGGTTHPFMTLKLLTNGRYHPATGMFYSPHGRPKYYIATDNLQKERYRGLLPSDLMDIIAYHRLHFDTGTETGTVFHLMGCLSEFGKLGLTSIGDSPQQAEEIYNKVVKILDEETRHNAHNPTWELDACGPIIWNGAT; translated from the coding sequence ATGCAAACGTTAGATCATTCATTAATAGAAACGCAACATATTGAAGTATTCAAACAGCTACAATCTCAGTTACGCGATCGCTGGGCAACTATCGAATTATTTGACCAAAGTGATGCCGATATTTTGGTTATTCCTTCGCTGAGTGTAGACCAACGCGAACTCCTCAAAATACCAGGTTGTCATCACTACGAAGAGCGTTTGCTGTTTTCTTTAATTCGCCTCCAAAACCCTCGTACCCGCCTCATTTACGTCACTTCGCAGCCGATACACCCAAGCGTGATTGACTACTACTTGCAGCTTTTACCAGGAATTCCTTTTTCCCACGCCCGCGATCGCCTGTTGCTCCTTTCCACTTACGATTCCTCACTCAAACCCCTCACGCAAAAAATTCTCGAACGCCCGCGTCTCATTCAACGAATACGTCAAGCGATCGACCTCAAAAACGCATACATGATCTGCTACAACTCCTCTTTTCTAGAAAGCGAGTTATCCGTACGCATTGGAGTTCCTTTGTACGCGTGCGATCCCCAGCTATCGATTTGGGGAACAAAAAGTGGTAGTCGGCAAATCTTTGCCGAGAGTGGCGTACCGCATCCTGATGGAAGTGGTAGCGTATGGAATGCTCAAGACTTAGCCGTTGAAGCCGTAAATTTGTGGGAACGCAAACCCGAAATCAAACGCCTCGTCGTCAAACTCAACGAAGGAATTTCAGGTGAAGCAAATGCTTTACTAGACTTAAGACCGATTCATCACTTAGCGCCTGGCAAAAGTGCAACCCGCGAACAACGCATCGAAGCAATTACGCAGCGCTTTGAAACAATGAGTTTTCAAGCCACGTCCGAAAATTGGGCAAATTTTTCGACGCGGATTCCCGAATTAGGTGCAATTGTCGAAGAATTTATTGAAGGAGACATCAAGCGATCGCCCAGTGTTCAAGGTCGAATTACTCCTAGTGGTGAAGTGGAAATTCTCTCAACACACGACCAAATCTTGGGCGGTCCTGACGGTCAAATTTATCTTGGTTGTCGCTTTCCTGCGGACGAAGCATATCGCATGCGTCTGCAAGAATTAGGAATAAAAGTTGGCAGAAAATTAGCTGAAAAAGGTGCTTTAGAACGTTTTGGCGTTGATTTTATCGCCGTACAACACCCCGACCGTAGTGGAGTACAACATTGGGATTTGCAAGCCATTGAAATTAATCTACGCAAGGGTGGAACGACGCATCCATTCATGACATTAAAACTACTAACCAATGGACGTTATCATCCAGCAACCGGAATGTTTTATAGCCCACATGGTCGTCCGAAATATTACATTGCTACCGATAATTTGCAAAAAGAGCGCTATCGCGGTTTACTTCCCAGCGATTTAATGGATATCATTGCTTATCATCGGCTACATTTTGATACTGGAACCGAAACAGGCACAGTTTTTCATCTTATGGGTTGCCTCTCAGAGTTCGGTAAACTTGGATTAACAAGTATCGGCGATTCGCCACAGCAAGCTGAAGAAATTTATAACAAAGTTGTGAAAATTCTCGATGAAGAAACACGCCATAATGCTCACAATCCTACTTGGGAGTTAGACGCTTGTGGACCGATTATTTGGAATGGTGCAACTTAA